A window from Pararge aegeria chromosome 6, ilParAegt1.1, whole genome shotgun sequence encodes these proteins:
- the LOC120624678 gene encoding allantoinase-like: protein MTDECQLFLSKRLVTETKIFDGGVLVDERGIIVDVLERNEAEKLITQSKGKLKVTDGGDWALIAGVVDSHVHVNEPGRTAWEGFRTATNAAAAGGITTIVDMPLNSIPPTTTLENLKTKVKSATGHVYVDVGFWGGVIVGNQDSLRDLVKAGVVGFKCFLCPSGVDEFPNVGAEDLELAFNALEGTGSVLAFHAELEDDCPDDKTTNKQDPEEYNTYLESRPPKMELNAISLITSFLERTDVRVHVVHVSSATVVPLLEKARASRLTKGHKAWRGGVTAETCHHYLTLSAKDVPRGHSEYKCAPPIRDADNKEMLWKCLLDDKLDLVVSDHSPCTPDLKCSNNLEAWGGISSVQFGLSLFWTQASTRGLDLRAISKYLSNGPANLCGLQNRKGALKKGLDADLVYFAPDETFVVKSDIIRHKNKLTPYIGKELKGVVKKTYVRGQLVFAKGDIVGEPKGKLLIGGLD, encoded by the exons ATGACGGACGAGTGCCAATTGTTTTTGAGCAAACGCCTGGTTACTGAAACTAAAATCTTCGATGGTGGAGTTCTTGTCGACGAACGTGGTATTATTGTGGATGTTCTGGAACGAAATGAAGCCGAAAAGCTGATAACACAAAGCAAGGGTAAACTTAAA GTGACAGATGGAGGAGACTGGGCGCTCATAGCGGGGGTGGTCGATTCGCACGTCCACGTGAATGAACCCGGCCGCACTGCGTGGGAAGGGTTTCGCACCGCAACCAATGCAGCTGCAGCTGGAGGCATCACCACCATCGTCGATATGCCATT GAATTCAATTCCACCGACAACGACATTGgaaaatcttaaaactaaagttaaatcTGCTACAGGACATGTTTACGTTGATGTTGGATTCTGGGGTGGAGTAATAGTTGGAAACCAG gaTTCTTTGCGAGACCTGGTTAAGGCTGGAGTAGTTGGGTTTAAATGCTTCCTTTGTCCGAGTGGCGTCGATGAATTCCCTAATGTTGGAGCTGAAGATTTAGAGCTAGCTTTTAACGCTCTTGAGGGTACTGGATCCGTTTTGGCA TTTCATGCTGAACTTGAAGACGATTGTCCTGATGATAAAACTACTAACAAACAAG ATCCGGAGGAATATAACACATATTTGGAGTCTCGTCCACCTAAAATGGAACTAAACGCAATATCACTAATTACAAGCTTTCTGGAAAGAACAGA TGTCCGCGTCCACGTAGTTCACGTTTCTTCGGCAACTGTTGTTCCTCTTTTGGAAAAAGCTCGTGCGTCACGACTCACTAAGGGTCACAAAGCCTGGCGCGGTGGAGTCACCGCAGAGACCTGCCACCATTACCTCACGTTAAGTGCCAAAGATGTCCCTCGAGGGCACAGTGAGTACAAATGTGCACCTCCTATAAGAGATGCCGATAACAAG GAGATGCTATGGAAATGCTTGCTGGATGACAAATTGGACCTGGTCGTCTCGGATCATTCGCCCTGTACGCCCGATCTTAAATGCAGTAATAACTTAGAAGCTTGGGGTGGAATTTCTTCTGTTCAATTTG GTCTTTCATTATTTTGGACACAAGCATCAACCAGGGGTTTGGACTTGAGGGCAATAAGCAAGTACTTAAGCAATGGGCCCGCTAACTTGTGCGGATTGCAAAATCGCAAAGGGGCGTTAAAGAAAGGTCTCGATGCGGATCTGGTGTACTTTGCCCCCGATGAAACTTTTGTCGTAAAGTCAGACATTATTCGACATAAGAACAAG CTGACGCCTTATATCGGAAAGGAATTGAAGGGAGTCGTGAAGAAAACTTATGTGCGGGGCCAGTTGGTATTTGCTAAAGGAGACATTGTCGGCGAACCGAAAGGAAAATTATTGATTGGGGGGTTGGATtag